The following coding sequences lie in one Pelobacter seleniigenes DSM 18267 genomic window:
- a CDS encoding lysophospholipid acyltransferase family protein gives MSVSFKYYSEYLGLRIVAGVVRFLPRSAALVLGRLLGQLAMKLLAGRYRLAYDNMSKAMPELTDREIRRNLRQCFVHFGMSGIDLLRLDLFSPDELDQFFKIEGFDHLRQALELGRGVILLTGHLGFWEAGAFVLPASGVECDMVGRPMKNPLTDAYLTGIRTHFGARLLNSRKGGRRIFKSLGAGHAVAVLLDQHISPPGSTETVFFGRKAMTSTVMTHMAMKHQIPVVPMFCLRSPDHRYKAWTEPMLLLQGEGEAAVAQNTQLLTEIVEAAIRRDVTQWFWMHKRWRVKKVRKRK, from the coding sequence ATGTCAGTATCTTTTAAATATTATTCTGAATATTTAGGACTGCGGATAGTCGCCGGAGTGGTTCGTTTTTTGCCGCGTTCTGCAGCGCTTGTTTTGGGGCGGTTGCTGGGACAGTTGGCGATGAAATTGCTGGCCGGCAGATATCGTCTGGCCTATGACAATATGAGCAAGGCCATGCCTGAGTTGACGGATCGGGAAATCAGACGAAATCTGCGCCAATGTTTTGTGCATTTTGGTATGAGCGGGATCGATCTGCTTCGCCTTGATCTGTTCAGCCCTGACGAGCTGGATCAATTCTTTAAGATTGAAGGGTTTGATCATCTCCGCCAGGCACTGGAGCTTGGTCGCGGGGTGATCCTGTTGACTGGCCATCTGGGTTTTTGGGAGGCGGGGGCATTTGTCCTGCCGGCCAGCGGAGTTGAGTGTGACATGGTCGGGCGACCGATGAAAAATCCTCTGACTGATGCTTATCTAACCGGGATTCGGACTCATTTTGGAGCGCGGTTATTGAATAGCCGGAAGGGCGGTCGAAGGATTTTTAAATCATTAGGAGCCGGGCATGCGGTTGCGGTGTTGCTTGACCAGCACATTTCACCTCCCGGATCAACGGAGACTGTTTTCTTTGGCCGTAAGGCCATGACATCGACGGTCATGACCCATATGGCGATGAAACATCAGATCCCGGTGGTGCCGATGTTCTGTTTGCGTAGCCCGGATCATCGTTATAAGGCATGGACGGAGCCGATGCTGCTTCTGCAAGGTGAAGGGGAGGCTGCCGTTGCTCAAAATACCCAGCTACTGACCGAGATTGTTGAGGCGGCTATCCGGAGGGATGTGACCCAGTGGTTCTGGATGCATAAACGCTGGCGGGTTAAAAAGGTCAGGAAGAGAAAATAA
- a CDS encoding ComEA family DNA-binding protein: protein MHIFRRMFVGLLFVLLLSFASQPSFALEKININTATIEQLVTLKGVGEKTAQSIIDYRTSKPFASVDELTNVKGIGPKTLAKFRDQLTISD, encoded by the coding sequence ATGCACATTTTCAGAAGAATGTTTGTCGGACTGCTGTTTGTTTTGCTGCTGAGCTTTGCCAGTCAGCCATCTTTTGCTCTTGAAAAAATCAATATCAACACCGCAACCATTGAGCAACTTGTAACCCTGAAAGGGGTTGGAGAAAAAACAGCACAGAGTATCATCGATTATCGTACGTCCAAGCCTTTCGCTTCGGTCGATGAACTGACCAATGTTAAAGGAATCGGGCCAAAAACTTTGGCAAAATTTCGTGATCAGTTGACGATTAGCGATTAG